A window of Plutella xylostella chromosome 19, ilPluXylo3.1, whole genome shotgun sequence contains these coding sequences:
- the LOC105392008 gene encoding 5-formyltetrahydrofolate cyclo-ligase — protein MAPGVPNPAKMALRGEVSARIAALTADEKKRQSEIIFNKVIKHSWYKSSSRIALYMSTDQEVDTMPLIEHVKARGAAAFVPQYAGGHMKMLRVQSGDEDQMELTRHGIAQHAPTAVREDAFDHGGLDLIIAPGLAFTRSGKRLGHGGGYYDKYLAKVRAGSVATKVIALAFTCQVVEDLPVDDNDQRIDEVISADL, from the exons ATGGCCCCCGGCGTGCCCAACCCCGCCAAGATGGCGCTTCGCGGCGAGGTGTCCGCCCGGATCGCCGCGCTCACCGCTGATGAGAAGAAACGACAGTCCGAGATCATCTTCAACAAG GTGATAAAGCACAGCTGGTACAAGTCGTCGTCCCGGATAGCGCTGTACATGAGCACTGACCAGGAGGTGGACACCATGCCGCTGATTGAACACGTCaaggcgcggggggcggccgCGTTTGTGCCTCAGTACGCAG GTGGTCACATGAAGATGCTCCGCGTGCAGAGCGGCGACGAGGATCAGATGGAGCTGACGCGGCACGGCATCGCGCAACACGCGCCCACCGCCGTCAGGGAGGACGCCTTCGACCATG GTGGCCTAGACCTGATCATAGCCCCCGGGCTGGCGTTCACGCGGTCAGGCAAACGCCTGGGCCACGGCGGCGGCTACTACGACAAGTACTTGGCGAAGGTCAGAGCTGGCAGCGTGGCCACCAAGGTCATAGCGCTGGCGTTCACCTGTCAGGTGGTGGAAGATCTGCCGGTTGACGACAATGATCAGAGGATTGATGAGGTGATTTCGGCTGATTTGTAA